In a single window of the Megalobrama amblycephala isolate DHTTF-2021 linkage group LG3, ASM1881202v1, whole genome shotgun sequence genome:
- the LOC125265277 gene encoding kelch-like protein 33 produces the protein MSQHKTRGKLEKKEANMSIHLQSGSSVKGKRAGEEKREKEARSHIASSSLKGDVREKKSIILTSPTSTSPPTSTFSLPTFRKHPPIDPIVDPDLRPFVLSTHCDALFASLQGLKEEGLLLDCSLKLLGNSYKAHRLVLAAVSQKAEAWLLSGEVGLKEVELDGGRMTPAGLKAVLDFSYSGEVDRGETDEVLEACRVLGAERLKQLFGGDVLVIGSRERERSLQIIQILWEGNIGCDIIIQADSGDRFPAHRVILSAGADYFRALFCGGLRESGEDVVLLRDVASWVLRDLLDFIYSGRLKLSCRNVWDLTEAASQFQLQGALSLCSNFLQDNMDETSCLDVLALAEVHNLEDLRRRAEDYVLAHFQRVAEGEKFRDLPCVQLQHLLERDALNADSELDVFRVVVNWVEDDKDQRLCHFSRLMQGVRFPLMRPEELLEVQDCKLLVRSSGGKTALEIVNNLLHGDRRTPDCKPRTPNQVLVLVGGDCVNENFERREPNLCLWFARHFMRGEGLIRTIEWRPLARLPEPPRFRHCVCVLNNTLYILGGRKYYGALDILKTALRFDPAQGRWECLPDMSSPRDYFAAVCHRGKVFALGGNSDDMNCLDSVECYTPDDNTWRLSHPLDVALCGHAAAVLNGEMFVSGGCDSRLRCYPCLWLYDPVRGCSKRAPMTVGAGRAGHVMLVAGHRLVVAGGLQPMWAGFGDQLQCESYDPIHDSWSSFPFLPRPHLSPAAATLDGQLYVLGGSSADSARDTPWVHRYDPQARCWDKLGAMPRPYADLAACTLQLPVSLKS, from the exons ATGTCTCAGCACAAAACCAGAGGGAAATTAGAGAAAAAGGAGGCAAATATGTCCATTCATCTACAGTCTGGTTCTTCTGTGAAAGGCAAACGTGCAGGtgaagaaaaaagagaaaaggaaGCTAGAAGTCACATTGCATCCTCAAGTCTAAAAGGAGAtgttagagaaaaaaaatcaatcatcCTTACTTCTCCCACTTCAACATCTCCTCCCACTTCAACATTTTCCCTGCCCACTTTCAGAAAACATCCTCCTATAGATCCCATTGTTGACCCAGATCTCCGCCCCTTTGTGCTTTCCACACACTGCGACGCCCTCTTCGCCTCGCTTCAAGGACTCAAGGAGGAGGGGCTTCTGCTGGACTGCAGTTTAAAGCTCCTAGGCAACTCCTACAAAGCTCACCGGCTGGTGCTCGCTGCTGTCAGTCAAAAGGCAGAGGCGTGGCTGTTATCTGGAGAGGTGGGGCTTAAGGAAGTGGAACTGGATGGAGGACGGATGACTCCTGCAGGATTGAAGGCTGTACTGGACTTCAGCTACAGTGGAGAAGTGGATAGAGGAGAAACAGATGAAGTGCTGGAAGCCTGTAGGGTATTAGGGGCCGAAAGACTCAAGCAACTGTTTGGTGGAGACGTTCTGGTCATCGGGAGCAGAGAGAGGGAAAGAAGCCTGCAGATCATACAAATACTGTGGGAGGGAAACATTGGCTGTGATATCATCATACAAGCAGACAGTGGAGACCGTTTCCCTG CCCATCGTGTCATATTATCAGCGGGTGCGGACTACTTTAGGGCTCTCTTCTGTGGAGGGTTACGCGAATCCGGCGAGGATGTGGTGTTACTGCGCGACGTAGCGTCCTGGGTGCTGCGCGACCTACTGGACTTCATTTACTCCGGCCGACTAAAACTCAGCTGCAGGAACGTGTGGGATCTGACAGAAGCCGCTTCACAGTTTCAGCTGCAGGGGGCGCTGTCACTGTGCTCAAACTTCCTACAGGACAACATGGATGAAACGTCTTGCCTGGATGTTCTGGCCTTGGCTGAAGTCCACAATCTGGAGGATCTGCGCAGAAGGGCAGAGGACTATGTTTTAGCCCACTTTCAGAGGGTGGCAGAGGGGGAGAAGTTCAGGGATCTGCCTTGCGTCCAGCTGCAGCATCTGCTGGAGAGAGATGCGCTGAATGCAGATAGTGAG CTGGACGTGTTCAGAGTTGTGGTCAACTGGGTCGAAGATGATAAAGACCAGAGGCTGTGTCATTTCTCCCGACTGATGCAGGGCGTTCGTTTCCCTCTCATGAGACCGGAGGAGCTGCTGGAG GTGCAGGACTGTAAACTGCTGGTCAGGAGTTCAGGAGGGAAAACAGCTCTGGAAATTGTGAATAATCTCTTACATGGTGATAGGAGAACGCCGGACTGCAAGCCACGCACTCCAAACCAG GTGTTGGTTCTTGTAGGTGGAGATTGTGTGAATGAGAATTTTGAGCGTCGAGAGCCGAACCTGTGCTTGTGGTTTGCCCGTCACTTCATGCGTGGAGAGGGACTCATCCGTACGATTGAGTGGAGACCTCTGGCCCGCCTCCCCGAGCCGCCGCGCTTCCGCCACTGCGTGTGCGTCCTCAATAACACACTCTATATCCTGGGAGGCCGGAAGTACTACGGTGCCCTGGACATACTGAAGACTGCACTGAG aTTTGATCCAGCTCAGGGCAGATGGGAATGTCTTCCTGACATGTCCAGCCCCAGGGATTACTTCGCCGCTGTTTGTCACAGAGGGAAGGTGTTTGCCCTGGGTGGAAACAGCGATGACATGAACTGTCTGGACTCAGTGGAGTGTTACACACCTGACGACAACACCTGGAG GTTGTCTCATCCTCTGGACGTGGCTCTCTGCGGTCACGCCGCAGCCGTGTTGAATGGAGAGATGTTTGTGTCTGGCGGTTGTGACTCTCGTCTGCGCTGCTATCCGTGTCTGTGGCTCTACGACCCGGTGCGTGGCTGCTCGAAACGTGCACCCATGACGGTAGGAGCAGGACGGGCTGGTCATGTGATGCTGGTTGCGGGACACCGATTGGTCGTGGCTGGGGGCTTGCAGCCAATGTGGGCTGGGTTTGGAGACCAGCTGCAGTGCGAGTCATATGATCCCATTCATGACTCCTGGTCGTCGTTCCCCTTTCTTCCCAGACCGCACCTCTCACCTGCAGCAGCCACTCTTGATGGACAGCTGTATGTTTTGGGAGGGTCTTCAGCCGATTCAGCCCGTGATACGCCCTGGGTGCACCGTTACGATCCTCAGGCAAGATGCTGGGATAAACTAGGAGCGATGCCACGACCTTACGCTGATCTCGCTGCATGCACTTTACAGCTGCCTGTCAGCCTGAAGAGCTGA